GGGTAGATTTTCGTACGATGGCACATATCGGGGTGGTGAGCGCGGACACCTTCGCGGTTGTCCACAGGCAGGTGCCAGGGACGCTGGTTAGAGTGGTCGCGTCGACGAGATCGAGACACCTGCTGACACGACCGGGACGCATGGCGTCGATGTCGACGCCAACCGAGACCAGAACACCTGACGGACGGGGCCCCCGATCACCATGAGCGAACGAGCCGCACTACGTGTGCGACTGGACCGGCTCGCGCGAGAGGTCGCCAAGTTCGGCGCGGTCGGCGCGATGGGTCTGCTCGTCAACATGGCCGCGTTCAACCTGCTGCGCCAGACCACCGAGATCCCGGTGGTCCGCGCGAGCCTGCTCGCCACCTTGATCGCGATCCTGTTCAACTACGTCGGCTTCCGGTACTTCACCTACCGGGACCGCGACAAGAGCGGACGCACGAAGGAACTGACCCTGTTCCTGCTGTTCAGCGCGGCCGGCGCGGTGATCGAGAACGGGATCCTTTACACGGCGACATACGGTTTCGGCTGGGACGGACCGCTCCAGAGCAACTTCTTCAAGTTCTTCGGGATCGGCGTCGCCACGCTGTTCCGCTTCTGGTCGTACCGCACATGGGTGTTCCGCGCACTGCCCGCGCGGGAGGCCGTCCAGACCGCGGAATCGTTCCTGGAGCAGCGGCGGGCGGCGGCCCCGGACCGAGTGGGTTCCTGAGGCCACGCCGGCAAGGCGCTAGCGGATCGGGCGGTCGCGCTCCGCGCTCCGCGGGCTCACTTGATGCTCTGCGGGACCGTTCGCCTCACGGCTGAGGAACAGCGCGAAGACCGCAGGCTGCTGCTGGAGGAGTTCCAGGCGCCCCCCGTCGGCCTCCGCCAGATCACGCGCCACCGCCAGCCCGATCCCCGTCGAGTTGCGCCCGCTGATGGTGCGCTCGAAGATACGCGCGCCGAGGTCGGCGGGGACGCCGTGACCCTCGTCCGTCACCTCGATGACCGCCTGGTTGCCGGTGACCCTGGTACGCAGGGCGACCGTGCCGCCGCCGTGCATCAGTGAGTTCTCGATCAGTGCGGCCAGCACCTGCGCCACCGCGCCCGGAGTGCCCACCGCCCGCATTCCGTGCTTGCCCGAGCAGACGATCGCGCGGCCCACGCTGCGGTAGGCGGGCCGCCACTCCTCGATCTGCTGCTTCACCACCTCGTCCACGTCGAAGGCGACGGCGGAGCCGGACCTCGGGTCCCGGGAGTTGGTGAGGAGGCGCTCCACGACATCGGTGAGCCGCTCCACCTGGGTGAGCGCGACGATCGCCTCCTCCTTCACCGTGTCCGGGTCGTCCGTGGCGGAGATCTCCTCCAGCCTCATGGACAGCGCGGTCAGAGGCGTACGCAGCTGGTGGGAGGCATCCGCGGCGAGGCGGCGCTCGGCGGTGAGCATGCGTGCGATCCGCTCCGCGCTGGCGTCGAGCACATCCGCGACACGGTCGAGCTCGGGGACGCCGTAGCGCCGGTGGCGGGGGCGCGGATCGCCCGAACCGAGCCGCTCGGCGGTCTCGGCGAGATCGGTGAGCGGCGAAGCGAGCCGGTTCGCCTGCCGAACGGCGAGCAGCACCGCGGCGACCACCGCGAGCAGGGCCACGGCGGCGATGATCAGCAAAGTGCGCCCGACCTCGCGGGTGACGGTGGAGCGGGACTCCTCGACGGTGACCCGCTCTCCCTCCTCGCCTGTGGCGGTGCCCCGGATCACACCTCCGGAAGGGCGCTCACCGATCACGATCGGGGCGCTCCCGGGGACCGTGATCTCCGCGAAGCGCTCGGGGCCGATCTGCTCGGCGAGCGCCTTGGCGTCGACGGGCTCGTGTCCGGCGACCCTGGACTCGATGACGCTGACCAGCCGCAGCGCCTCCGAGTCCACGCTCTCCTGGGCGCTGTTGCTGATCGTCCGGGTCTCCACGATGACCAGGGAGATTCCGAAGACGGCGATGACGACCAGCACCACTGCGAGCGTGGAACTGATGAGGCGGCGGCGCACGGTGCCCCTTTTCTACCGGTGCTACGGGTTCGGCTCCGCGGAGCCTTCAGCTCTTCTCGAAGCGGAAGCCGACGCCGCGGA
This DNA window, taken from Streptomyces sp. SCSIO 30461, encodes the following:
- a CDS encoding GtrA family protein, yielding MSERAALRVRLDRLAREVAKFGAVGAMGLLVNMAAFNLLRQTTEIPVVRASLLATLIAILFNYVGFRYFTYRDRDKSGRTKELTLFLLFSAAGAVIENGILYTATYGFGWDGPLQSNFFKFFGIGVATLFRFWSYRTWVFRALPAREAVQTAESFLEQRRAAAPDRVGS
- a CDS encoding ATP-binding protein, which translates into the protein MRRRLISSTLAVVLVVIAVFGISLVIVETRTISNSAQESVDSEALRLVSVIESRVAGHEPVDAKALAEQIGPERFAEITVPGSAPIVIGERPSGGVIRGTATGEEGERVTVEESRSTVTREVGRTLLIIAAVALLAVVAAVLLAVRQANRLASPLTDLAETAERLGSGDPRPRHRRYGVPELDRVADVLDASAERIARMLTAERRLAADASHQLRTPLTALSMRLEEISATDDPDTVKEEAIVALTQVERLTDVVERLLTNSRDPRSGSAVAFDVDEVVKQQIEEWRPAYRSVGRAIVCSGKHGMRAVGTPGAVAQVLAALIENSLMHGGGTVALRTRVTGNQAVIEVTDEGHGVPADLGARIFERTISGRNSTGIGLAVARDLAEADGGRLELLQQQPAVFALFLSREANGPAEHQVSPRSAERDRPIR